One genomic segment of Ricinus communis isolate WT05 ecotype wild-type chromosome 5, ASM1957865v1, whole genome shotgun sequence includes these proteins:
- the LOC8272289 gene encoding small nuclear ribonucleoprotein Sm D2 isoform X1, whose protein sequence is MSRPMEEDQVTKNEEEEFNTGPLSVLMMSVKNNTQVLINCRNNKKLLGRVRAFDRHCNMVLENVREMWTEVPKTGKGKKKAMPVNKDRFISKMFLRGDSVIIVLRNPK, encoded by the exons ATGAG tcGGCCAATGGAGGAAGAT CAGGTTACCAAAAATGAGGAGGAGGAGTTCAACACAGGACCTCTCTCAGTACTCATGATGAGTGTCAAAAATAACACACAG GTACTCATTAATTGCCGCAACAACAAAAAACTTCTTGGCCGTGTTAGAGCCTTTGATCGACATTGCAACATGGTTCTTGAAAATGTCAGGGAGATGTGGACCGAG GTACCAAAGACTGGTAAAGGCAAGAAAAAGGCAATGCCAGTTAACAAGGACAGATTCATTAGTAAGATGTTTCTCCGTGGAGATTCTGTAATCATCGTTCTTAGGAATCCTAAGTGA
- the LOC8272289 gene encoding small nuclear ribonucleoprotein Sm D2 isoform X2 — protein MSRPMEEDVTKNEEEEFNTGPLSVLMMSVKNNTQVLINCRNNKKLLGRVRAFDRHCNMVLENVREMWTEVPKTGKGKKKAMPVNKDRFISKMFLRGDSVIIVLRNPK, from the exons ATGAG tcGGCCAATGGAGGAAGAT GTTACCAAAAATGAGGAGGAGGAGTTCAACACAGGACCTCTCTCAGTACTCATGATGAGTGTCAAAAATAACACACAG GTACTCATTAATTGCCGCAACAACAAAAAACTTCTTGGCCGTGTTAGAGCCTTTGATCGACATTGCAACATGGTTCTTGAAAATGTCAGGGAGATGTGGACCGAG GTACCAAAGACTGGTAAAGGCAAGAAAAAGGCAATGCCAGTTAACAAGGACAGATTCATTAGTAAGATGTTTCTCCGTGGAGATTCTGTAATCATCGTTCTTAGGAATCCTAAGTGA